A window from Roseburia sp. 499 encodes these proteins:
- a CDS encoding alpha/beta fold hydrolase, which produces MVQIEPKEYPAIGSYVDVGTYQAHYYAKGEGDVAFVFITGSGTPCAYTDFYMIQNMLSTMGQTVTFDHAGSGWSSSTETERSIENLVKELSILIDTVAPNKPIILLCHSLGSLEAIGYAQMNPEKVKGIIFLDSGSPEFYSTDSEIFAKIINRGSAFIRTIGINRLLGELGIMLPLYGENIRNHNIPEEVKEIDKSMYYQFTGNSASLDNIKLINENAKKVREGSLLGKIPILVLSSDNGDEWNDVQIQLASWSENSKQVMIKNAEHYIHWSNYDKVSYYIELFVEDILN; this is translated from the coding sequence ATGGTACAAATTGAACCAAAAGAATATCCGGCAATTGGATCATATGTTGATGTAGGAACATATCAAGCACACTATTACGCAAAAGGTGAGGGTGATGTTGCATTTGTTTTTATTACGGGTTCCGGAACACCATGTGCTTATACGGATTTTTATATGATTCAGAATATGTTGTCAACAATGGGACAGACAGTGACATTTGACCATGCGGGAAGTGGTTGGAGTTCGAGTACGGAAACGGAGCGTTCAATCGAAAATCTTGTTAAAGAACTTTCGATATTGATTGATACGGTTGCTCCAAACAAGCCGATAATTTTACTTTGCCATTCTCTTGGTTCTCTTGAAGCAATTGGCTATGCCCAAATGAATCCAGAAAAAGTGAAAGGCATTATATTTTTGGATTCTGGAAGTCCGGAGTTTTATAGTACAGATTCTGAAATTTTCGCAAAAATAATTAATCGAGGAAGTGCATTTATCAGAACAATTGGTATCAATCGTCTATTGGGAGAGCTTGGAATTATGTTGCCATTATACGGTGAAAATATTAGAAATCACAACATTCCGGAAGAAGTGAAGGAAATAGATAAATCAATGTATTATCAATTTACAGGAAACTCGGCTTCATTGGACAACATTAAACTCATCAACGAAAATGCAAAAAAGGTTCGTGAAGGCTCTTTGTTAGGTAAAATACCGATACTTGTTCTTTCCTCTGATAATGGTGATGAATGGAATGATGTACAGATTCAATTGGCATCATGGTCTGAAAACAGTAAACAAGTCATGATTAAGAATGCCGAGCACTATATACACTGGTCAAATTATGACAAGGTTTCATATTATATTGAGTTGTTTGTTGAAGATATCTTGAATTAG
- a CDS encoding cupin domain-containing protein, with translation MIEKVNIKEKVNSINELFSYMRIGTLNNHMINVLQAENRTLDFHIHEESDELFYCIEGEFDIEFEDGLTHLVENDFIIIPKGVKHRPVCKKLVKCLLIEVEGTLNKSNTGGTYSESD, from the coding sequence ATGATAGAAAAAGTAAATATTAAGGAAAAAGTAAATTCTATAAATGAATTGTTTTCGTATATGCGAATTGGTACATTAAATAATCACATGATTAACGTTCTTCAAGCCGAGAATAGGACACTGGATTTTCATATTCATGAAGAATCGGATGAATTATTTTATTGTATTGAAGGTGAATTTGATATTGAATTTGAAGATGGACTTACTCACCTGGTAGAAAATGATTTTATTATTATTCCAAAAGGAGTTAAACATAGACCTGTTTGTAAAAAATTGGTCAAGTGTCTTCTAATTGAAGTTGAGGGGACTCTAAATAAAAGCAATACAGGTGGTACATATTCGGAAAGTGATTGA